AGTAAGCGACGATCGGTCCGATACGATCAGTCGATCGGTGGTGCTTCTACTCCAGCCGTCGATTCGCTGCTTCGAACGACGACGCCCGGACTACTCCCCACGGAGTTCTCACTCGCGGTGGGTCATCCCCGACACCGGTAGCGGAGCCTATCTGTCAATCTATGTTGTGAAAGAGCGAGACTGTGCTTGCAATCGGCGCGGACTCGGTATGCTATGCGACGAATAGCAGTGCAAAACTAAAACGACGAACGACGGATGACTACGGCGCGGTCACGTTGATGACTTCGGAGTCGACGTTGACCGGCGAGTCCTCACGCGTACTGACGCCGTCGGGGACTTTCTGGAGGAACAGCTCGCCACGCACAGTGGTGTTCTCGCCACTCTCTGCGCTCTGCGTGTCGTTGTAGACCCGTATCTCGTAGTCGTAGGTGTTCCCTGTCGAGAGTGAACTGACGTCGAAGCCGTATTGTGTCGGTTGGGTTGCACCGGTGTACACCGTCTCGGTCTTCGAACTGTCGACGACCGTCGTCCCGTCGTCCTTCGAGATCCGGAGACGGACCTCTCGCTCGTCGGAGACTCGACCGACGTTTTCGACACCGACGTTCATCCGCGAGATACGTCCGCGGCGGACGATCTGGGTTCCGGGCGTGTAATCTTTCGTCCCGATGTTGATGTTTGCCGGTTCGACATCCGACTGGCCGAGCTCGATGGACTGGTTCCCGCTCGTCGTGTTGGGCGTCGTCACGTAGTAGCTGTAGTTCCCTTCACGGCCCGGAGTTGCGGTGATCTCGAAGGTGAGTCCTGTGCTGGTACCCGCCGAGATCGTCCGCGTCTTCGTCACGGAGTAGCTGTTTCCGGTGTCGGTGTTCTCGTAGACCAACGTCAGGTCCATGTTGGTCCCGTCTCTGGACCCGATGTTGTCGATCTGTGTGCTGATAACCGGGTTACTGTCGTCGATATCGTCGGTGCCGTTGTTGATTTCGGCGACTGCCGGCCCCTCCATCTTTGTCACCTGATAGTACGGGCCGCCGGCGCTCCCGATCCGTAGCTGCTGGGCCTGTGAATCGTCGGTCACTCCGTCGCTTCCCCGTGCCTCCACTTCCCAGTTGTACGTCCCGGGGCCGTAGCTCGCCGTCGGCAGGGTGATCGTAACGTCCGTCTCCTCGCCGGGATCGAGTACGCCCGTGGTTTCCGGACTCTGTGGTGAACCGTCAAACGCCGGATGGATACTGGCCTGTCCGGCCTTCTCACCGGTGTTGTTGATCGTCACGTCGACGCTGGTGTCTCCCGAACCGCTGCTGACCCGTGCCGGTGCGTCCACGTCGGTGATGTTGAACGTCGCAGGTTGGACGTTCTCACGCTCTGTACTTACGATCTTCAGCGACACGACGGCGTCGTTGTAGTCCGGGTCGTTCGGTTGATCGGCGTTTTCGGGCAGCGCGTTCCGCTCCGATAGCTCGTACATGAAGATGTACTGATCTTCGGCGAGCTGGAGGTTCCCGTCTTCGTCGATGCTCGCGTTGACCGTATCGAGCATGTCGTCCAGGCCGAGTTGGAACGCACTCGCTTGTCCGAGTGCTGGCGGTTTGTCGCCGTTGCCCAGGATAATAACGTTGCTCGAACTCTTCGTGTTCGTGATATCGATCCGTTCACCTCCCCAGTCGGAACAGGTGTACGCGTCCAGTTCGTATTCGGTCCCCTGGAAGGTCCGATAGTGGTTGTACCCGTCGTCTCTGTAGTCCCGACAATAGTATGACGTTCCCCAGACGGAGAGCTTCGACCCGGCGGTGACGTTCATCTCTTTGACGTACGGATTATCGATGGTCTCCCGATACATCCGCTGCTCTGCATGCGGGTGGTTGATGTTGCCACCGTATTCGCCGGTCCAGAGCGGGGAAATGTCTGTTGTCGTCTCGTTCTCGACGTATGTCCGGACTGTTGTCGGCGCAGCGATCTCGTATCTGCCGTAGTAGTCCGTACCGTTGCCCTCAAGTTCCGAACCGCCGGCGACGATCTCGATTCGCGCGTCTTTCGTAAATTCGAGGAACTCGCTTCCGTCGCTGTCTTCACCTTCTTCGACACCGGACCCTTCCGCTCTGACCTCCAGAATCTGACTCAACGAGCCGTTCTCGGTCTCGGCTTCGATCGTGTTCTGGCCCATGTCGAAATCAGCCGAGTTGTTCTCGACAGTCGTCGTGAACGTCTTTGTCTTCTCCTGGCCGGGGTTCAGCGTCACGTCCCACTCTTCGAGGTCGGAGTTCGTCTCCTGATTCTCGAGGTCGAGTGTCTGTTCGTCGCTGATTCCGCCGCTGTTCGTTACGGTGACACCGATCGTGACATCGTTGGTCTCCCTGACGCTGCTGGGATCGATCTCCAGACGGTTGATGACGAAATTCGGCGCCGCGTTCCCGGCTTTGACGTAGAACGTGCTCCGCTGGGTCTGGTTCGGCGTCGTCAGGGTCACGCTGTAGGTGCCGGTGTTCGAGAACGTATGCGTGACCGATCGGGTCGCCGTATCGGTGTTTGCCAGCGTCTCGGTCCCGTTGGTGCTGGCGACGACTGTCCCGGTGTCCTCGTTCTTGACCGTCGCGTTGACGTAGCCGGTCAACGTCTGGTTGCCGACGTTCTCGACGGTCGCCGAGAACGTCTCCGTATCGCCCCGCGTTGGCGTGTTGTAGCTCAGGCTGTTGATCTCAAAGCGACCGGGGGGTCCGACGACGAACGGGACCTGCATCGAGTCACTGCCGACAGTGAAGTTCAGTTGATGCTTCCCCTCGCGATTGATCGGCAGGGCGTCGCTGATATCCTGGCTGACGTTCTCGCCGGGATGGACCGTCGCACTCCAGGTGGTGTTGGGTTGGCCAGTGACGTTGAGTCCGATCGTCGCCGTCTTGGTCATGCCGCCGGTGTTGCTGACCCAGACGTGGCCGTCAGTCGTGTTCCCGACGGTCGTCCCGGTCGAGATATTTTCCGCGGAGAACCCGACGTTCGGAGTGGCCGATGGACTGTTGAACTGGACTTTCGTCGTCGAGTTATCGTCGGCCGCGACCGTGACGTTACGCGGTCTCGGGGGGCTCCCGGAGACGATATCACTGTCGTCGAGCGTGAAGGTGACCGTCTTGCTGGCCTTTCCTGCGAGAGTCACGTCCTTGGAAGTATCGACCGTCCCGTTGTCGTAGACGAACCTGACCTCCTTCGTCGCATCCAGTCCGCCAACGTTCGTGATTTCGGCACTGACCTCGTAGTCTGACCCCGGACCCGGTGTCACGGTGACGTTTTTCGCCCGGAATTCGGGATCGGACACGTCACCAAGCTGGAACGTGATCGTAACGTTGTCGTGGGGTTCGGCGGGCATTCCGCCTTCGGCGCTCACGTTCACGCGCTTGTCGTCGTAGTTGTTCCGGGCCCAGTCCGCCCATGCGCGTGCGAACGTGCTGTTGCTTATTTTCAGCGATGCGTTGTCGACCGTCGTCGGCGAGCAAGCGCCGCTGCCGTACAGTTCGCGGCTGATGTTACGTTGCTCGTTGACTTCCTTCGTAACGTTCGAAGTCGCTTTCAGCGTTCCGCTGGAGGTGAGGTCCCCGGTGACGTTCGTGAACGAAACCGAGAGCGAGCCGTTGTCGTAGTTCAGGTCCGGCGGCGCACTCATCACCGCACCAGCTTCGGTCATCTTCCAGACACCACCCGCCTCGTACGCAGTAACAGTGTCTTTCCCGTCGTGTCTGATCGTTCCCATCTGCCGGGGGCCTGCCATGCAGTTAGCGTCCCCGTTTAGCGTCAGACTGTAGGTCGCGTTCCGGTTGATAGAGACGTCTTTGTCGACCTCGTCGCTGATCTCGAACGTCTGTCCATCCTCGTCGGACTGTTGGAAGACACTGTCGACTTTCAGCATCGTCTCCTCTGAGATCTCCTCGTTCGAGTCGGCATTTAGGTCCTCCACAACGGCAGACCCAGCCAGGAGAACGACAGCGATACCCACCATAGTGATACCGATGAGAAGTACCGCCGCCACGACAGTCGACATCCCACGCTTATCGATCGCGTTACTCCCCTCTAAAGTCATTAGCTAAGCCTTACTGGGTGACAAGTAAAAGGTTTCGATTAGTTTATCTAACTTCGCTGATGTTTACGAGGCCCATCCGATCTATCCCCGACCGAGACAGGTTGATCGGAGCCGGGCGAGCGTAGGGAGGAAAGTACGTACGGAGGTGCCGGTATTTAACCGCCAGCCCCGACAGACACGGTCATGGACGAGAATCCACTACCCGAGGTCACGGAACGGTTCGCGCGGGCGCTGGCACCCGAGCCCGACGAGGTGATCGCCGAGATGGACGCGAAGGCCGACCGGGAGGGGTTCCCGACGGTCGGACCGGCGGTCGGCGGCTGGCTGCGACTGCTCGCGCGACTGGTCGATGCCACACGGGTCTTCGAGTTCGGCTCGGGCTTTGGCTACTCGGCGTACTGGATAGCGCCAGCGATCCCCGGCGATGGGGAGATCGTCCTGACAGAGATCGACGCCGACGAACTCGACGAAGCTCGTGGCTTCCTCGATCGGGGTGGGTTCACCGACCGCGCCGTCTTCGAACACGGCGACGCCATCGAGACCATCGAGGAGTACGCCGGCCCTTTCGACGTCGTCCTGATCGACAACGAGAAACACCGGTACACGGAGGCCTTCGAGGCCGTCCGCGAGACGGTCCCCGTCGGTGGCGTCGTCGTCGCGGACAACGCTATCGAGGCCGGCCCGCTCGATTTCGAAGCCGTGCGTGCCCTGCTGGCCGGCGAGGACGTCGCCGCCAACGAACCGAGCCGCGGGATCGCCGGCTACCTCGAACGGGTCCGGGACGACCCCGACTTCGAGACGGGACTGCTCCCGCTGGGTGAAGGCGTCGCCGTCAGCGTCCGCGTGGGCTGATTGGGACCGGCGTCCCGGTGGCCCGGAGCGCACCGGCCCGGGTCGGCGCTATCCGAGGGACCGTCACAGCGGTGCCGCCGAGGGGGACCGACCCAAAGAGTGATGCCAAATAGTGATATATGTTTACATTAGTCATGGCAACGACCGACAGTGGAACGGCAGCCAGGGAGAGCGGGATCGACCGGGCGATAATCGAGCGCGCCGCCGACGCCGTCGGGCTCCCAGTCGGCGAACTCTGTGACGCGCTCGTGGTGTTACACGCCGAACTCATCGGTCGGCACTCGGAGTTCGAGCGCCCTCGCGACTACGTCACTGTCGACGGGACCCGGGCCTACCGCGTCCCGGAGTCACGCTTCGAGTCGTTGCTCGATTCGTTTCGCTTCGACCCGGCGGAACGGGCAGCCATCGAGTACGCACACACCGAACAGGCGAAACTCCTGTTTGCGAGCGCGGTCCGGGGCGACGACAACTTCGACAGGGACGAGGTCGGCGTCGTCGTCGGCATCGACACCGCAGAGCAGTTCTAGACGTCCCATTCTCGCCTGCGAAAATCGGGGTGCATAGCTTATGTGGCAGGGCCAGCAAGTGGGTGCCAGTAGCTGTCCCAGTCATGAGTTTGATGATAGATATCCGGAAGCTCGGGTTGTTCAACAAGATGGCAAAAGAGGGTGGCAACACCGTTGCGAACCACTTGAGCCAGATGACCGGGATGGAGACGGAGATGGAGATCACGAAGATCAACTTCATCGACGTCCCGGACATCAAGACACACGTCGGCGACCAGAAACAGATCGGCATCAGCATCGAGATGATCGAACAGCCCCACGGCCACATCCTCTTTCTGTTCAACGCCCAGAGCGCCAAGGAACTCGCACACGGGATGATCGGCGACATGGGCGAGACCGACCCGAACGCCAGCGGATTCACCGACATGGAGCGGTCGGCGATCCAGGAGATCGGCAACATCATGACCTCGGGCTTCATCGACGGCTGGGCGAACGTACTGGATACGACCATCGACATCTCGACGCCGAACTTCACGTTCGGCCCCGGAAGCGGGATGATCGACCAACTCGTCGGCGACCGCGACAACGAGATGGCGCTGATGTTCGACTCGCGAGTTCACGCACTGGAGTCGGACATCAACGTCAAAGTCTACACCTTCCCCAGACTCGAAGAGTTGGTCGACCTGATGCAACAGATCGAGGTGTAAGCGCCACCCAACGCCGTAGATGCGCCGACCCCGATCGGCGCTGCCAGCGACGGTGAGTGAGTGCGGAGTGTTGCTGACCCGACTCTCCCTTCTTCGAGACATCCTGCCCGGGTGAGTTTCCCCACGGAGCGGCCCATATTTAAAACAACCAGCGAGGTGTTTCCGACAGTTCCACGAGGTATATGATGACACCGCACATGTAGGGGAGTATGGAGCTACTGTCAGAGTATCCGGTCCCGGAGCACGCCCGCGAGGTCAAACAGGAGGCCCGAGAGTTCGCAGAAGAGCACATCAAGCCCAACGCCGCGGACTACTACGAATCCGGCGAGTACCCCTGGGAGGTCCTCGAAGCCGGGATGGACGCCGGTCTGGTCGCCCAGGACCTCGGCGAGGAGTGGGGTGGCAAAGGGTTCGACCTCCAGCAGGTGCTGGCGATCGCAGAGGAGTTCTACAAGGCCGACGCCGGGATCGCGCTGACACTCCAACTCGCGAGTTTCGGTGCCGAGATCGTCGAGGAACACGGCGCCGACTGGCAGAAAGAGGAGTTCCTGGAGCCGGTCGCTCGGAACGACCAGATCACGGGACTGGCCGTCTCCGAACCCGAGACCGGCAGCGACCTGGCCGGGATGACCACCGCCGCCGAGAGAGACGGCGACGAGTGGGTCATCAACGGCGAGAAGTACTGGATCGGCAACGGCGTCGAGGCCGACTGGGTGACGCTGTACGCCAAGACCGGCGACGACGAGAACAACCGGTACGGCAACTACTCGATGTTCATCGTCCCGACCGACGCCCCGGGGTACCACGCCGAGCACATCCCCGAGAAGATGGGCTTTCGCGCCTCGAAACAGGCACACATCGTGCTGGACGACTGTCGCATCCCCGAAGAGAACCTCGTCGGCGTCGAGGGCGCTGGCTTCTACATGCTCGCGGACTTCTTCAATCACGGCCGTGTCATCGTCGGCGGTCACGGGATCGGGCTCGCGGCGGCCGCCATCGAGGAGGCCTGGGAGTTCGTCCACGACCGCGAGGCCTTCGGTCGGACCGTCGACGAGTTCCAGGCGGTCCAGCACAAACTCGCGGACATGCATCTGGACTTCCAGAGCGCCCGCTCGCTCACCTGGGACGCCGCCGAACGCGTCGCCAACGACGAGAACGCCGGCTACTGGGCCGCGCTGGCGAAGACCATCGCGACCGAGGCGGCGACGGACTGTGCCGAACGCGGGATGCAACTCCACGGCGGCCGGTCGGTGTTGACCGAGAACCGCATCTCCCGCGTGTATCGTGACGTGCGCATCCCGGTCATCTACGAGGGCGCCAACGACATCCAGCGCAACCTCATCTACCGCCAGGCACCGCAGTAGGACCGACGAGACCGGCACCCGACCTGTTTGGGCCACCCCTTATCTTGTCGGATCGCGTACACTGGATATGGACGACATCGAAGTCACGTTTCTCGACCGTGGGCGCGTACAGGCGGACCGGAACTTCGTCGTCGACGGCGCAAGCGTCGCGACCGCGTCGAACCGCGACCCGAGCCACGAGTACGAGACCTACGTCGTCTGGAACCTCGTGATCGAGACCCCGGAGATGACGATCCTCTGGGACACCGGCTCCCATCCCGAGGCTGGCGACGGCTACTGGCCCGAGCCGCTGTACGAGGCGTTCGCCCACGTCGACGCCGACGAACACCACCTCGTCGACGACCTCGGCGGGGCCGGCTACGAGTTGGCAGACATCGACGCCGTCGTGATGAGCCACCTCCACTTGGACCACGCCGGCGGCCTCGCGGAGTTCGCCGGAACCGACGTACCGGTCTACGTCCACCGCGAGGAACTCCCCTTCGCGTACTTCAGCGCGAACACCGACGAGGGATCGATCGCCTACCTCCAACGGGACTTCGACCACGATCTGAACTGGCAGATCGTCCACGGCGACAGCTATCACCTCACCGACGGCGTCGAACTGCTCCACCTCCCCGGTCACACCCCCGGGCTCATGGGCGCGCTGATCGACCGCCCGGGGACGCCGCTGTTGATCGTCGGCGACGAGGCGTACGTCGAAGCCAACTACGCCGGCCAGTCGATGGCGACGAGCCTCCTCTGGAGCAACGCCGCCTGGAAGGAGAGTCTAGAGCGGTGTCGGAACATCCAACGCGAGACCGGTGCCGACGTACTCCTGGGTCACGATCTGTCGGTGTTCGAGTCGCTGGCCTGAGGGCGCACCATCGGAGATTCCGCACGGTGTTCGCGCCCCTCGCTACTGCTCACGGCTCCCCACTTCGCCGTTCGCTGTCCGAGACCCCTCACTCCGTCGTCGGGCTCTCGCTACTGCTCCACGAGCCAGTACGTCGACTCCAGATGCTCGACGATGTAGTCGACCGTCGTCGGGTCGTACGTCCAAAACCCGTAGAATGCCCGCGGGTCGCGTTCCTCGGCCAGCAGCGCACACTTCTGTTCGTCGTCACCGTTCCCGTCGAAGACGACGAACCACGACTCTGCGATCTCGGAACCGCGGTCGGCGTGGAGCGTGAACGCGCTGTGTGACGGCGCTTCCTCGTCCGGGACGGCGTAGGCGTGGACCTCGACACCCCGTTCGCCGAGGTGTTCGTAGAGATCGAGTTCGCCTTTGAGCGTCGAGACCGTCTGGAAGCCGGCGTGCAGCGTCCCACCGCCGACGCGAGCGGCCCGATCCTCGATCTCACGGGAGGCCGCGACCAGTTGCGAGATCGACCAGGAGGTGAACATCGTCTCGTCGAGGTTGTCGAGAATCGGGCGATACGGCGCTTCAGAGAGCGAGATGTCGGGACCGGCGATCGAGTCACGGAACGACGCCAACCCCGTCGCGGTCACGATCTCGCCGTCGTCGCTGAGCGTGACGAACTCCCCTGGCCGCCCGCTCTCGGTCCGCTCGGCCCGAACCTGGACGTTCCGGTCGGCGAACTGCTCGCGGAGGTCGGCGACGACCGACGCCTCGGCGTTGAAGACCGTCAGCGTCTGCTCGTGGTCCTCGACGCCCGAGATGAGTTCCGAGAGCGACATCTCCCGTAGACGGAAGTGACCGACCGTGTTATGTGTTGCCCCATGCGAGTGCGCAATCTTAACACGAGACGCACTGCAACCGCCTGTCGTGTCACGCCGTCTGTCAACCGCAGTCGTCACTGGACTGGTCCTCCTGGCGTTGGTCGTCGGCGCGTCCGCGCTCGACGCGCCAGCAAGGGGTGGCGGCGAGAGTGGCGGTACCGACGGAAATCACAACCTCGGCGCGGGCGACGCCGGCAGCGAGACGCCGGAGACCGGGCCGGTCCTGTTGGCGATCACCGTCGCTATCCTGCTGGTCGTTCTCGCGTACGGGATTCGACAGTACGGCACCGACGATCTGGTGCTGGCGGCGCTGACCTCGGTCGTGTTGCTCGTCGCGGCTCTCGTCGTTGGGTTCGACCCCCGGACCGCAGGGGGTGGCCTCCCGGCCCGATCGGAGACGGTGATCACCGAGGCTACCTCCGGTCCAGCACAGACA
Above is a window of Haloarcula halophila DNA encoding:
- a CDS encoding O-methyltransferase produces the protein MDENPLPEVTERFARALAPEPDEVIAEMDAKADREGFPTVGPAVGGWLRLLARLVDATRVFEFGSGFGYSAYWIAPAIPGDGEIVLTEIDADELDEARGFLDRGGFTDRAVFEHGDAIETIEEYAGPFDVVLIDNEKHRYTEAFEAVRETVPVGGVVVADNAIEAGPLDFEAVRALLAGEDVAANEPSRGIAGYLERVRDDPDFETGLLPLGEGVAVSVRVG
- a CDS encoding acyl-CoA dehydrogenase family protein codes for the protein MELLSEYPVPEHAREVKQEAREFAEEHIKPNAADYYESGEYPWEVLEAGMDAGLVAQDLGEEWGGKGFDLQQVLAIAEEFYKADAGIALTLQLASFGAEIVEEHGADWQKEEFLEPVARNDQITGLAVSEPETGSDLAGMTTAAERDGDEWVINGEKYWIGNGVEADWVTLYAKTGDDENNRYGNYSMFIVPTDAPGYHAEHIPEKMGFRASKQAHIVLDDCRIPEENLVGVEGAGFYMLADFFNHGRVIVGGHGIGLAAAAIEEAWEFVHDREAFGRTVDEFQAVQHKLADMHLDFQSARSLTWDAAERVANDENAGYWAALAKTIATEAATDCAERGMQLHGGRSVLTENRISRVYRDVRIPVIYEGANDIQRNLIYRQAPQ
- a CDS encoding DUF7289 family protein, which codes for MTLEGSNAIDKRGMSTVVAAVLLIGITMVGIAVVLLAGSAVVEDLNADSNEEISEETMLKVDSVFQQSDEDGQTFEISDEVDKDVSINRNATYSLTLNGDANCMAGPRQMGTIRHDGKDTVTAYEAGGVWKMTEAGAVMSAPPDLNYDNGSLSVSFTNVTGDLTSSGTLKATSNVTKEVNEQRNISRELYGSGACSPTTVDNASLKISNSTFARAWADWARNNYDDKRVNVSAEGGMPAEPHDNVTITFQLGDVSDPEFRAKNVTVTPGPGSDYEVSAEITNVGGLDATKEVRFVYDNGTVDTSKDVTLAGKASKTVTFTLDDSDIVSGSPPRPRNVTVAADDNSTTKVQFNSPSATPNVGFSAENISTGTTVGNTTDGHVWVSNTGGMTKTATIGLNVTGQPNTTWSATVHPGENVSQDISDALPINREGKHQLNFTVGSDSMQVPFVVGPPGRFEINSLSYNTPTRGDTETFSATVENVGNQTLTGYVNATVKNEDTGTVVASTNGTETLANTDTATRSVTHTFSNTGTYSVTLTTPNQTQRSTFYVKAGNAAPNFVINRLEIDPSSVRETNDVTIGVTVTNSGGISDEQTLDLENQETNSDLEEWDVTLNPGQEKTKTFTTTVENNSADFDMGQNTIEAETENGSLSQILEVRAEGSGVEEGEDSDGSEFLEFTKDARIEIVAGGSELEGNGTDYYGRYEIAAPTTVRTYVENETTTDISPLWTGEYGGNINHPHAEQRMYRETIDNPYVKEMNVTAGSKLSVWGTSYYCRDYRDDGYNHYRTFQGTEYELDAYTCSDWGGERIDITNTKSSSNVIILGNGDKPPALGQASAFQLGLDDMLDTVNASIDEDGNLQLAEDQYIFMYELSERNALPENADQPNDPDYNDAVVSLKIVSTERENVQPATFNITDVDAPARVSSGSGDTSVDVTINNTGEKAGQASIHPAFDGSPQSPETTGVLDPGEETDVTITLPTASYGPGTYNWEVEARGSDGVTDDSQAQQLRIGSAGGPYYQVTKMEGPAVAEINNGTDDIDDSNPVISTQIDNIGSRDGTNMDLTLVYENTDTGNSYSVTKTRTISAGTSTGLTFEITATPGREGNYSYYVTTPNTTSGNQSIELGQSDVEPANINIGTKDYTPGTQIVRRGRISRMNVGVENVGRVSDEREVRLRISKDDGTTVVDSSKTETVYTGATQPTQYGFDVSSLSTGNTYDYEIRVYNDTQSAESGENTTVRGELFLQKVPDGVSTREDSPVNVDSEVINVTAP
- a CDS encoding N-acyl homoserine lactonase family protein, translating into MDDIEVTFLDRGRVQADRNFVVDGASVATASNRDPSHEYETYVVWNLVIETPEMTILWDTGSHPEAGDGYWPEPLYEAFAHVDADEHHLVDDLGGAGYELADIDAVVMSHLHLDHAGGLAEFAGTDVPVYVHREELPFAYFSANTDEGSIAYLQRDFDHDLNWQIVHGDSYHLTDGVELLHLPGHTPGLMGALIDRPGTPLLIVGDEAYVEANYAGQSMATSLLWSNAAWKESLERCRNIQRETGADVLLGHDLSVFESLA
- a CDS encoding chemotaxis protein CheC, whose amino-acid sequence is MSLMIDIRKLGLFNKMAKEGGNTVANHLSQMTGMETEMEITKINFIDVPDIKTHVGDQKQIGISIEMIEQPHGHILFLFNAQSAKELAHGMIGDMGETDPNASGFTDMERSAIQEIGNIMTSGFIDGWANVLDTTIDISTPNFTFGPGSGMIDQLVGDRDNEMALMFDSRVHALESDINVKVYTFPRLEELVDLMQQIEV
- a CDS encoding DICT sensory domain-containing protein is translated as MSLSELISGVEDHEQTLTVFNAEASVVADLREQFADRNVQVRAERTESGRPGEFVTLSDDGEIVTATGLASFRDSIAGPDISLSEAPYRPILDNLDETMFTSWSISQLVAASREIEDRAARVGGGTLHAGFQTVSTLKGELDLYEHLGERGVEVHAYAVPDEEAPSHSAFTLHADRGSEIAESWFVVFDGNGDDEQKCALLAEERDPRAFYGFWTYDPTTVDYIVEHLESTYWLVEQ